CGAGCAGGGCGAGCCGGCGGACGCTCTTGGCAGTTCACGGCGCGCGCAACTGCTTCGTGACGTAGCGATGACCGCGGAGGAGCGGGTGCACGAGGCAGAGGAGACGTCGCGCGTGTCGGAACAGGTCACCGCGCCACGCACCTTCGCTTCCTTCGACGAGTTCCTGGCGTGGCAACGTGCTGGTGGCGGCTC
This genomic window from Gemmatimonas sp. contains:
- a CDS encoding ribbon-helix-helix protein, CopG family, which produces MSSRTPYARIAITLPEADLAAADRLAKQQDRSRSWIVAEAVRRYAAEVEQGEPADALGSSRRAQLLRDVAMTAEERVHEAEETSRVSEQVTAPRTFASFDEFLAWQRAGGGSA